The following coding sequences lie in one Leptospira hartskeerlii genomic window:
- a CDS encoding acyl-CoA thioesterase — protein MSEEITKTPKQSSVETRHIVMPDHTNHYGTLFGGTLMSWIDSIAVMVAQRHCGREAVTASVDKLNFLEPISLGDHVILKASANYAGRSSMEIGVQVSKENPYTGIVTRATTAYLTFVALDENKKPCPIPKIKPETETEIRRYENAILRQEANRNLVKKIKDNGKV, from the coding sequence ATGTCAGAAGAAATTACAAAAACGCCGAAACAATCCTCAGTGGAAACCAGGCATATCGTTATGCCCGATCATACCAATCATTATGGTACCCTCTTCGGAGGGACCCTAATGTCTTGGATAGACTCGATCGCGGTCATGGTCGCTCAAAGACATTGTGGAAGAGAAGCAGTCACTGCAAGTGTGGACAAACTGAATTTTCTGGAACCGATCTCTTTGGGAGATCATGTAATCCTAAAGGCTTCAGCAAATTATGCAGGAAGATCTTCTATGGAAATCGGCGTACAAGTCTCTAAAGAAAATCCTTATACAGGGATTGTGACTCGTGCAACTACTGCGTATCTCACATTCGTTGCCTTGGATGAAAATAAGAAGCCCTGCCCCATTCCTAAAATAAAACCAGAAACGGAAACAGAGATCAGAAGATACGAAAATGCAATCCTACGCCAAGAAGCAAATCGGAACCTTGTGAAAAAGATCAAAGATAACGGAAAAGTTTAA
- a CDS encoding arylesterase yields the protein MRVSILPLVFAVFGLFFSNCSGDIKDIPLKGCSKISGMPGPEDLAIDRDAGLLYVSSHERRIKDQEGKIYFLDLNSSALEPKLLETEYPKNFRPHGMSLLNQNGKYRLYVISHITLYKEHSIEVFERVEKPSAKSKAGKWKHIQTLQDPLVTSPNDLSVASENEIFVSNDHGEGGFMLYLFHDLFRMKRSEIAYYNGKSWSSLGNPVSLGNGILYVKRPDGKEVLYRSSFNEGTVLKFDIKRENGTIVLGEPKSILLGSGPDNLEIDEKGTIFTVTHPSVMKFLKHASNAEAHSPTKIFTISPDDSIREIFSNSGELISAGSTALSYKERVYIAQVFNDFILQCQL from the coding sequence ATGCGAGTCTCCATTCTACCCTTAGTATTTGCCGTTTTTGGCCTGTTTTTCAGCAATTGTTCCGGAGATATCAAAGATATCCCTTTAAAAGGCTGCTCCAAGATTTCCGGGATGCCTGGCCCGGAAGATTTGGCCATAGATAGAGATGCAGGTTTACTTTACGTATCTTCCCATGAAAGAAGGATCAAGGACCAAGAAGGAAAGATCTACTTTTTGGATCTAAATTCTTCTGCTCTAGAACCGAAACTTTTGGAAACAGAGTATCCTAAAAATTTCAGACCGCATGGGATGAGTCTCTTAAACCAAAACGGAAAGTATAGATTATATGTGATCTCCCATATCACATTGTACAAAGAACATTCTATAGAAGTTTTTGAAAGAGTAGAAAAACCTTCCGCGAAGTCCAAGGCGGGAAAATGGAAACATATCCAAACTCTGCAAGATCCTTTAGTTACAAGTCCTAACGATCTATCTGTCGCGTCCGAAAATGAAATTTTCGTTTCTAACGATCATGGAGAAGGAGGATTTATGCTCTATCTATTCCATGACCTTTTTAGAATGAAACGTTCCGAGATCGCTTACTACAATGGAAAGTCTTGGTCTTCTTTGGGAAATCCTGTCTCCCTAGGGAATGGAATCCTGTATGTAAAAAGACCGGACGGAAAAGAAGTTTTATACAGATCTTCCTTTAATGAAGGTACCGTTCTAAAATTCGATATCAAAAGAGAAAACGGAACAATCGTATTAGGGGAACCTAAATCGATCCTACTCGGAAGCGGGCCGGACAATCTGGAGATTGACGAAAAAGGGACCATCTTCACTGTTACTCACCCTTCCGTAATGAAATTCCTAAAACATGCAAGCAATGCAGAAGCACATTCTCCAACTAAGATATTTACTATTTCGCCTGATGATTCTATCAGAGAAATCTTTTCTAACTCAGGCGAATTGATCTCTGCAGGAAGTACTGCACTTTCGTATAAGGAAAGAGTTTATATCGCTCAAGTATTCAACGATTTTATTCTGCAATGCCAATTATAA
- a CDS encoding LIMLP_16025 family protein, with translation MDNQKLNDIINAGIGAVQTSKEIFDKLLQDLNDGKEKVEQRFDELKAQGEKDLSDNALKFKVPLAWGIVKIEEIRENILKQFLKK, from the coding sequence ATGGACAACCAAAAACTAAACGATATAATCAATGCCGGGATTGGGGCCGTCCAGACTTCGAAAGAGATTTTCGATAAACTTCTCCAGGATCTAAACGACGGAAAGGAGAAGGTGGAGCAGAGATTCGACGAACTCAAAGCACAGGGAGAAAAAGACCTGAGCGATAACGCGTTGAAATTCAAAGTTCCTCTGGCTTGGGGAATCGTTAAAATAGAAGAGATTCGAGAGAATATCTTAAAACAATTTTTAAAGAAATGA
- a CDS encoding penicillin-binding transpeptidase domain-containing protein encodes MFRFSEGKKSALGCFLLFQLSSLFFFTPLYSQNHSSKTITPNSETSEELILVTEVSSGKPKFEKAYGASEFLKREYSPASTFKTYLVLSLLENNVIDPEEKIECADKHIPNSPRPLDLRDALFYSSNDYFEKVFPKLGKDKLDITLHKIGYLENSKSNIKVKDWWIDLAGLKHGGRIRLTPKSVHSSWSKIFENGYGLNKGIMEEWKKALFWSECPEQSANVYGKTGSWEGSFWFQGALVKSENDYVIYTILNRSKSGSRTGTIIRFYEIVGCKVPSLE; translated from the coding sequence ATGTTTCGATTTTCAGAGGGAAAGAAATCCGCTCTAGGCTGTTTTTTACTCTTTCAACTATCTTCTCTTTTCTTTTTCACTCCATTATATTCTCAAAATCATTCTTCCAAAACGATCACACCAAACTCCGAGACCTCCGAGGAGTTGATCCTTGTGACAGAGGTAAGTTCCGGTAAACCCAAGTTCGAAAAGGCTTACGGAGCATCTGAATTTCTGAAAAGGGAATATTCTCCTGCTTCTACTTTTAAAACGTATCTAGTTTTGTCTTTGCTCGAGAATAACGTCATTGATCCGGAAGAAAAAATAGAATGTGCAGACAAACATATTCCTAATTCTCCCAGGCCTTTGGATTTGAGAGACGCGTTGTTTTATTCTTCCAATGATTATTTCGAAAAAGTTTTTCCTAAATTGGGAAAAGACAAACTGGACATTACATTACATAAGATCGGTTATTTAGAAAATTCTAAATCGAATATCAAAGTTAAGGATTGGTGGATTGATCTTGCAGGTTTAAAGCATGGAGGAAGGATCAGATTAACTCCTAAGAGTGTACATTCTTCTTGGTCCAAAATTTTTGAGAATGGTTACGGTCTTAACAAAGGTATTATGGAAGAATGGAAAAAGGCCCTTTTTTGGTCTGAATGTCCTGAACAATCGGCTAACGTGTACGGTAAAACAGGTTCTTGGGAAGGAAGTTTTTGGTTCCAGGGGGCTTTGGTTAAATCTGAAAACGATTACGTCATATATACTATCTTGAATCGAAGTAAATCAGGATCCAGAACCGGAACGATCATTAGATTTTATGAAATAGTGGGTTGTAAGGTTCCGAGTTTGGAATGA
- the sixA gene encoding phosphohistidine phosphatase SixA — MKIIIARHGEADPHSEDGKDSSRVLTPKGITDIEKMARFFQTGFKIKKIYHSPYVRTKATAEIYSKILKPELETESAEYLLPGEDYFRICPLLKDNSNSDAILLVGHSPDVSVFAETLLGISGVGKSFLFTPGSALAVNIPREKFQGGQIIWFVSPDFLC; from the coding sequence ATGAAGATTATCATAGCCAGACATGGGGAAGCCGATCCCCATTCAGAAGACGGCAAAGATTCCTCCAGAGTACTCACTCCAAAGGGAATCACAGATATAGAAAAGATGGCCCGGTTCTTTCAAACCGGATTTAAGATCAAAAAGATCTATCACAGTCCTTACGTTCGCACAAAAGCCACCGCTGAAATTTATTCCAAGATCTTAAAGCCTGAGTTGGAAACCGAATCCGCGGAGTATCTTCTTCCTGGAGAAGACTATTTTAGGATCTGTCCTCTTCTTAAAGATAATTCTAATTCGGATGCGATCCTTTTAGTGGGTCATAGTCCTGATGTAAGCGTATTTGCAGAAACTCTTCTGGGAATTTCAGGAGTAGGGAAATCTTTTCTATTCACTCCTGGTTCCGCACTTGCAGTGAATATTCCTCGCGAAAAATTCCAAGGGGGACAGATCATATGGTTTGTATCTCCCGACTTTCTTTGTTGA
- a CDS encoding ABC transporter ATP-binding protein, translated as MPQFAIEIEHLRKFYPKVKALQGIDLKIPQGGIFGLLGQNGAGKTTLVRILLGFSKQTEGSCKVLGLEPSPLARTKIGYLPERMAVPTYLSGREFLEASFKLALLSSAIAKKKSNEFLEKLGLAEAADRKISTYSKGMLQRLGLANALGAEPELLLLDEPGTGLDPAGYKEFRELILEENQKRGVTILINSHRLLEVEQICTEIGILHKGNLMAQGKLDELKQGKDRIRIRLESAPESYLEEISLENKKDGKTWEIRPKPEVDLKKLPAILVEKGAEIFLYERKTESLEDVFFRLTEGSENGGSN; from the coding sequence ATGCCTCAATTTGCAATTGAAATAGAGCACCTACGCAAATTTTATCCGAAAGTAAAAGCATTACAAGGGATTGATCTAAAAATTCCGCAAGGTGGGATTTTCGGTCTACTTGGTCAAAACGGAGCCGGTAAAACTACTTTGGTCCGTATCCTACTCGGATTTTCCAAACAGACCGAAGGTAGCTGCAAGGTTTTGGGTTTGGAACCTTCTCCTCTTGCCAGAACTAAGATAGGTTATCTTCCGGAAAGAATGGCCGTCCCTACTTATTTGAGTGGGAGAGAATTTTTAGAAGCAAGTTTTAAATTAGCATTACTATCTTCTGCTATTGCAAAAAAGAAAAGTAACGAGTTTTTAGAAAAGTTGGGATTAGCAGAAGCGGCCGATCGAAAAATTTCCACTTATTCCAAAGGTATGCTCCAAAGATTGGGTCTTGCAAACGCGCTGGGTGCTGAACCTGAACTTTTGCTTTTAGATGAGCCTGGAACCGGCTTGGACCCTGCGGGTTATAAAGAATTCAGAGAATTAATCTTAGAAGAGAATCAAAAGAGAGGAGTCACTATTCTGATCAACTCTCATCGTTTGTTAGAAGTAGAACAGATCTGTACCGAGATTGGTATCCTTCATAAAGGAAATCTAATGGCTCAGGGCAAACTAGACGAATTAAAACAAGGCAAGGACAGGATACGTATTCGTTTGGAATCTGCGCCCGAATCGTATTTGGAAGAGATCTCTTTGGAAAATAAGAAGGACGGAAAAACCTGGGAAATACGCCCTAAGCCCGAAGTAGATCTAAAAAAACTTCCTGCTATCTTAGTGGAGAAGGGTGCGGAAATTTTCCTCTACGAAAGAAAGACCGAATCTTTAGAAGATGTATTTTTTAGACTTACTGAAGGTTCCGAAAATGGAGGATCAAATTGA
- a CDS encoding ABC transporter permease codes for MLRRKAIFFYFSLLGFFLLGEWTCTTSVGGETSHGVSSYMYFILTSFWSLVFLVILTSDLLRQDMDSQVHTLWLSRPVDPFAYVGSKGLTLLICVVLFVLLAFGISSWFSLEIPWEFLWYQGTMMLVYSFFVLLVLLVTLFSNQSLAIVSSLGLILFSCILDFVAYNQNIDMSAEASDFKKFVLKAIYWVLPQVGTVFYHSFALFLGKADPKNFYGPYSFVQVGAWIVILKSTLWLSTRHKEI; via the coding sequence GTGCTTCGGCGTAAGGCAATATTCTTTTATTTTTCTCTGCTTGGCTTTTTTTTATTGGGAGAATGGACCTGTACTACTTCTGTAGGAGGAGAGACTAGTCACGGTGTTTCTTCTTATATGTATTTTATCCTGACTTCTTTTTGGAGTTTGGTCTTTCTGGTGATCCTGACTTCCGATCTTCTCCGTCAAGACATGGACTCTCAGGTCCATACTCTTTGGTTGAGTCGTCCAGTGGATCCGTTCGCGTACGTGGGAAGTAAGGGGCTAACGTTACTGATATGTGTAGTTCTTTTTGTACTCCTGGCGTTCGGGATCAGCTCTTGGTTCTCTTTGGAAATTCCTTGGGAGTTCCTTTGGTATCAAGGGACCATGATGTTAGTGTATTCGTTTTTTGTTCTATTGGTTCTTTTGGTGACTCTGTTTTCGAACCAGTCTCTTGCGATCGTAAGTTCTCTTGGTCTCATACTTTTCAGCTGCATTTTGGATTTTGTAGCCTATAACCAAAATATCGATATGTCAGCGGAAGCGAGCGATTTCAAAAAGTTCGTTCTAAAAGCGATCTACTGGGTGCTTCCCCAGGTCGGGACTGTTTTTTATCATTCTTTTGCGCTTTTTTTGGGGAAGGCAGATCCTAAAAATTTCTATGGACCTTATTCATTCGTCCAAGTAGGAGCATGGATCGTAATTTTAAAATCCACTCTATGGTTGAGCACTCGGCACAAAGAGATTTAG
- a CDS encoding HDOD domain-containing protein, with product MNINWYHFEKEGYYLSVRNVNERIEKLNPLYIRFTTLNKSVDKLLSVLLDRYLVYLDAISLKESVFSILRESAMNAVKANSKRIFFAENNLNISNPDDYVRGMANFKKEMIKDKERYAALLEKVKFHCLITLAFNRTSFLMRVSNNAPIIPEELKRVENRIGKSKEYNDLGEVFADHADDSEGAGLGLAMSLLMLKNEGIAADSYKLKAEGGITSAYIKIPLDFKHRNVSYQRTVEIIAEIDKLPTFPENLNQIMSLINKPDSSIQQITEQVGRDVSLSTNILKLANSASFAQGRKVETLEDAIKLIGLSELNNILLSLGTKKILEERYKEFEHIWEMSSLSAYICRRLGERMGWKKTFLTNLVCAALLHNIGLVLLLSLEGDTIEKLTDISGKKLLPSTLGLEEAALGITHTSLGGMICEKWNFSDTIKVAAEYHHRPLMAKKESRDVVFAVYLSDWIIDCLDGKADPAAIHWEVLQHFSFKKDEEWLEFGKKVIEEYKAFQKYSS from the coding sequence ATGAATATAAATTGGTACCATTTCGAAAAGGAAGGATACTATCTGAGCGTTCGAAACGTAAACGAACGCATTGAAAAGCTAAATCCTCTCTACATCCGGTTTACCACCTTGAACAAAAGTGTGGATAAACTACTCAGCGTTCTTTTGGACAGGTACCTCGTCTATTTGGATGCGATCTCCCTAAAAGAATCCGTTTTTTCTATCTTAAGAGAAAGCGCGATGAACGCCGTTAAGGCAAATTCCAAACGTATCTTTTTTGCCGAAAACAATCTAAACATTTCCAACCCCGACGATTACGTGAGGGGGATGGCGAATTTCAAAAAAGAAATGATCAAGGACAAGGAACGATATGCTGCCTTGTTGGAAAAAGTCAAATTCCATTGTTTGATCACTCTTGCTTTCAATCGAACTAGTTTTTTGATGAGGGTCTCTAATAACGCTCCTATCATTCCGGAAGAATTAAAACGTGTAGAGAATAGGATCGGTAAGAGTAAAGAGTATAACGACCTAGGAGAAGTTTTTGCGGACCATGCAGACGATTCCGAAGGTGCAGGTCTTGGACTTGCCATGTCCCTTTTGATGTTAAAAAACGAAGGGATTGCCGCTGATTCTTATAAGTTAAAAGCAGAAGGTGGGATCACTTCCGCTTATATCAAAATTCCGTTGGACTTCAAACATAGAAATGTTTCCTACCAACGTACCGTTGAGATCATCGCAGAAATAGATAAACTCCCCACATTCCCGGAAAATTTAAATCAGATCATGAGTCTGATCAATAAGCCTGATTCTTCCATACAACAGATCACTGAACAAGTCGGAAGAGACGTTTCTTTATCTACCAATATTCTAAAACTTGCGAACTCAGCTTCTTTTGCACAAGGAAGAAAGGTCGAAACACTTGAAGATGCGATTAAGTTGATCGGTCTATCAGAATTAAATAATATTCTCCTGAGTCTCGGGACCAAAAAGATCCTGGAAGAAAGATATAAAGAGTTCGAACATATCTGGGAAATGTCCAGTCTCTCCGCTTATATTTGCAGAAGGCTTGGAGAAAGAATGGGATGGAAGAAAACATTTCTTACAAATCTGGTTTGTGCCGCACTTCTTCATAATATAGGACTTGTACTTTTACTTTCTCTAGAAGGAGATACGATCGAAAAGTTAACCGATATTTCCGGCAAAAAACTTTTACCTTCTACCCTTGGATTGGAAGAAGCCGCGCTCGGGATCACTCATACTTCTTTGGGAGGTATGATCTGCGAAAAATGGAATTTTTCGGATACGATCAAGGTCGCCGCGGAATATCACCATAGACCATTGATGGCCAAAAAAGAATCCAGAGACGTTGTATTTGCGGTCTACTTATCCGATTGGATCATAGACTGTCTGGATGGAAAAGCGGATCCGGCGGCCATTCACTGGGAAGTTCTGCAACATTTCAGTTTTAAAAAAGACGAGGAATGGCTAGAATTCGGTAAGAAGGTGATAGAAGAATACAAAGCCTTCCAGAAATATTCTAGCTGA
- the rsgA gene encoding ribosome small subunit-dependent GTPase A produces MDQKPSLNLSVWDADREKEFIKISEDLGISDPIPARIIGEQGQEFRLELGSKKEEGTGTLTGALRFNADSSLDLPVAGDWVLVTKLSGEDYLIHKVLPRRSLLVRKTKGETLKPDPICANMDRIFLLQGLDGDFQPRRLERTLIQIWESKATPVVILTKKDLYSDREDELKEKILIVQRSCPGVEVFSVSNHKQEGLEKLETFWKDGSTSAFIGSSGVGKSSLLNLLIGEKIRSINEVRESDSKGRHTTTNRWMFHLDSGSWILDTPGMREIQLWSDGSGLEETFPEIFEASSNCRFQDCSHISEPDCGVKLAIESGKISEERFKSYLKLKRELERTVNLSAPNSIEFREQKAKWKTIHKEQKRMQQQRDRERYR; encoded by the coding sequence ATGGATCAAAAACCATCTTTGAATTTATCCGTATGGGATGCGGATCGAGAAAAAGAATTTATCAAAATTTCAGAGGACCTAGGTATCTCTGATCCGATTCCTGCGAGGATTATCGGAGAACAAGGACAAGAGTTTCGACTCGAATTAGGAAGTAAAAAAGAAGAAGGTACCGGAACGTTAACGGGTGCACTTCGTTTTAATGCGGATTCTAGTTTGGATCTACCTGTCGCAGGAGATTGGGTCCTCGTCACAAAATTAAGCGGAGAAGACTATCTAATCCACAAAGTCCTTCCAAGGAGAAGTTTACTCGTACGAAAAACCAAAGGAGAAACTTTAAAACCGGATCCGATTTGTGCAAACATGGATCGAATTTTTCTGCTACAAGGTTTGGACGGAGATTTCCAACCAAGAAGATTGGAAAGAACCTTAATACAGATCTGGGAAAGTAAGGCGACGCCTGTAGTCATACTGACCAAGAAAGATCTATATTCGGACAGGGAAGATGAACTAAAGGAAAAGATCCTTATCGTTCAAAGATCTTGTCCTGGCGTGGAAGTATTCTCCGTTTCCAATCATAAACAAGAAGGTTTAGAAAAATTGGAAACATTTTGGAAAGACGGATCAACTTCCGCTTTTATAGGATCTTCCGGAGTAGGTAAATCTTCTCTTCTTAACTTATTGATCGGAGAAAAAATCAGATCCATAAACGAAGTCAGAGAATCGGATTCGAAAGGAAGGCATACCACTACGAATAGATGGATGTTCCATTTGGATTCCGGCTCTTGGATTTTGGATACTCCAGGTATGCGGGAGATCCAACTTTGGTCCGATGGCTCGGGACTAGAAGAAACCTTTCCTGAAATTTTCGAAGCCTCTTCTAATTGTAGGTTCCAAGATTGTTCTCACATTAGCGAACCTGATTGTGGAGTAAAACTTGCGATCGAGTCGGGAAAAATTTCGGAAGAAAGATTTAAAAGTTATTTGAAACTCAAAAGAGAATTGGAAAGAACTGTGAACTTAAGCGCTCCAAATTCAATCGAATTCAGAGAACAAAAAGCGAAGTGGAAAACTATCCACAAAGAGCAAAAAAGGATGCAACAACAACGAGACCGAGAAAGGTATCGTTAG
- the rsmA gene encoding 16S rRNA (adenine(1518)-N(6)/adenine(1519)-N(6))-dimethyltransferase RsmA → MSSPEYPFYKPNVIREFLSERSSAPLKKWGQNFLIDPNAVKTLFSSAEPQLLQKSELILEIGPGLGALSHMLYGLGKKLRLYEIDPVYYKWLNEFLPGTEIILGDARQTLSEQENRSCFLFGNLPYYITSELILLSLEKLPNLQGAVFLVQKEFAQRITKEISSLSIYAGAYGKFQSKKTIKAGCFYPSPNVDSSVLTFVSNKRFSKKESYQVLEILCRTLFWGKRKKIGSSIKEAPLDSFYPNGLPLPISEENLRSKLKECIEFAGISLDKRPEELKAEDFYRIVDFF, encoded by the coding sequence ATGAGCTCCCCGGAATACCCGTTTTATAAACCAAATGTAATCCGGGAATTTCTGTCAGAAAGATCTTCTGCTCCGCTCAAAAAATGGGGCCAAAATTTTCTAATAGATCCAAACGCTGTAAAAACTTTGTTCTCCAGCGCAGAGCCCCAACTTCTACAAAAATCAGAACTGATCTTAGAGATTGGCCCCGGCCTTGGAGCACTTTCCCATATGCTCTATGGGCTTGGAAAAAAACTCAGATTATACGAGATCGATCCGGTATATTATAAATGGTTAAATGAGTTCTTACCCGGAACAGAAATCATTTTAGGAGATGCAAGGCAAACCTTATCGGAACAGGAAAATCGCTCATGCTTTTTATTCGGTAACCTACCTTATTATATCACTTCAGAACTCATACTTCTTTCTTTGGAGAAACTTCCGAATTTACAAGGCGCAGTTTTTTTAGTCCAAAAAGAATTCGCGCAAAGAATCACGAAAGAGATCTCTTCTCTTTCGATTTATGCTGGTGCTTACGGAAAATTCCAGAGCAAAAAGACGATCAAGGCTGGATGTTTTTATCCTTCTCCAAATGTGGATTCGAGTGTTCTTACATTTGTTTCAAACAAAAGATTTTCTAAAAAAGAATCCTACCAAGTTTTAGAAATTTTATGTAGGACCTTATTTTGGGGAAAAAGAAAGAAGATAGGTTCTTCTATTAAAGAAGCTCCATTGGATTCTTTTTATCCGAATGGTCTTCCTCTTCCAATCTCCGAAGAAAATTTAAGATCTAAATTGAAAGAATGTATAGAATTTGCAGGAATTTCCCTAGACAAAAGACCGGAAGAATTAAAAGCAGAAGATTTTTATAGAATTGTGGATTTTTTTTAG
- a CDS encoding ComEC/Rec2 family competence protein, producing MGEYLEQNYRDWIPSSLFSYLILGLLSSLFLDVFFPDLVLIWTAIHSINIIFISLLFFRRKILYFSWGVILFFVLAICGYTNRSAPFLRESSFLKKEFSHKINQTLDRAKIEGRAREISLGLVLGDAKGLDKEFKKNAREGGILHLFAASGLHLGILIGCIFTVLKRIPFLGYSIPRILPALFGLIYLACLGFPISLARAWIFSAWILLQSLFFRKSKPADMLLSSAGLVYLWDPVRSFGVSFLLSFGAVSGILLLLPCFQKCLPPTSEDKTILSRFIGFWRENLLVSLSAGIGTLPSLIYFFGTYSFGSLGLNLILVPTCGLLLPLLYFSLVLESIHLSLPAKPIWQVVLFLLEILERTTLYWGESDLNWVRYYRGNTKFFGLGIWFLFLIFLFLWKLLPSDKVENSKLDLSNSANRKSRRAALLKKIWLPGFCICCGFQFLLANSSIWIRLPDAFFGDRFIFYLQEKNRLVLAGKCKYSSKILYKSLGKDPERFCGNSTTLQIYIEHESCLAWVSECLKKNQNLSLQYGGKEKPKISGFENLISVPKAVEFYLPEPGQKLIRFEVGKDSLFALANRTKSGEGIILILPRFGIKEDPREWNRFRKQLGIAPGWKFIGSDELPGIPVL from the coding sequence ATGGGCGAATACTTGGAACAAAACTACCGGGACTGGATCCCCTCCTCCTTATTTTCCTATCTAATTCTCGGACTTCTATCTTCTTTATTCTTGGACGTCTTCTTTCCGGATCTGGTCTTAATTTGGACAGCAATACATTCAATTAACATAATATTTATCTCTCTTTTATTCTTCAGAAGAAAGATCTTATACTTTTCCTGGGGAGTGATCCTATTCTTTGTTTTGGCGATTTGCGGTTACACAAATAGATCAGCCCCATTTTTAAGAGAATCCAGTTTTTTGAAAAAGGAATTCTCCCACAAAATCAACCAGACCTTAGACAGAGCTAAGATAGAAGGAAGAGCCAGAGAAATTTCCTTAGGTTTAGTTTTAGGAGATGCAAAAGGTTTAGATAAAGAATTTAAGAAGAATGCAAGAGAAGGTGGAATTTTACATTTATTCGCTGCCTCCGGTCTACATCTGGGAATTTTAATAGGATGTATATTCACGGTACTAAAACGAATTCCTTTTTTAGGATATTCTATTCCGAGAATACTTCCTGCATTATTCGGACTTATTTACTTGGCTTGTCTAGGTTTTCCAATTTCACTTGCACGGGCTTGGATCTTTTCTGCCTGGATACTTTTACAATCTTTGTTTTTCCGAAAATCCAAACCTGCAGATATGCTACTCTCTTCGGCCGGATTGGTTTATCTTTGGGATCCTGTTCGTTCTTTTGGGGTTTCTTTTTTACTTTCTTTCGGTGCTGTTTCCGGTATTTTACTTTTACTTCCCTGTTTTCAAAAATGCCTGCCTCCAACCTCCGAAGATAAAACAATCTTAAGTAGATTTATCGGATTTTGGAGAGAAAACCTTTTAGTTTCATTGTCCGCTGGAATAGGGACTCTACCTTCTTTAATTTACTTTTTCGGAACTTATAGTTTCGGATCGCTCGGCTTAAATCTTATTTTAGTTCCAACCTGCGGACTCTTACTTCCTTTATTATATTTTTCTTTAGTATTAGAATCGATCCATCTCTCCTTACCTGCTAAACCAATCTGGCAAGTCGTTTTATTCCTTTTGGAAATTTTAGAAAGAACGACTCTCTATTGGGGAGAATCGGATTTGAATTGGGTTCGTTATTATAGAGGAAATACAAAGTTTTTCGGATTAGGAATTTGGTTTTTATTCTTAATCTTTTTATTTCTCTGGAAATTGCTCCCTTCTGACAAAGTAGAAAATTCCAAATTAGATCTTTCTAATTCTGCAAACAGGAAATCCCGTAGGGCAGCGCTACTTAAAAAGATCTGGCTTCCTGGATTTTGTATCTGCTGCGGTTTCCAATTCTTGCTAGCAAATTCTTCTATTTGGATTAGGCTTCCGGATGCTTTTTTTGGAGATCGATTTATATTTTATCTCCAAGAAAAGAACAGATTAGTACTCGCAGGAAAATGTAAGTATAGCTCCAAAATTCTGTATAAATCATTGGGAAAAGATCCGGAAAGATTCTGTGGAAATTCAACCACCCTTCAGATCTACATAGAACATGAATCTTGCTTGGCCTGGGTCTCGGAATGTTTGAAAAAAAATCAGAATCTATCTCTGCAATATGGAGGAAAAGAAAAACCGAAAATTTCAGGTTTTGAAAATTTGATCTCAGTTCCAAAGGCAGTAGAATTTTACCTACCAGAGCCGGGCCAAAAACTAATCCGATTCGAGGTTGGAAAAGATTCACTCTTTGCTTTAGCGAACCGGACAAAAAGCGGAGAAGGGATCATACTGATCCTTCCAAGATTCGGGATCAAAGAAGATCCAAGAGAATGGAATCGATTCAGAAAACAGCTTGGAATCGCTCCCGGTTGGAAGTTTATTGGAAGTGATGAGCTCCCCGGAATACCCGTTTTATAA